A window of Pedococcus aerophilus contains these coding sequences:
- a CDS encoding acyl-CoA dehydrogenase, whose product MAPEPSDPAWVSLAPDAAADRPAGAAGGQDGLLTRATAAAGDVPAAMALLPHLASTPLPGRGRTLDLWSTLASLAAVDLTVARVVEPHLDALAIMDQAGLAPPAPDSTWGVWAAHAPGARLDATLTDDGFRLDGTKPWCSLAQHVTHAVVTAHTSDTTRRAFVVDLAHPGATHDDPRGWVSRGLVELVSVATHYDGVPAVAVGADDWYLSRPGFAWGGIGVAACWYGAAVGLARTLAGACGRREPDQVALMHLGAVDARLHAARCALAEAADTVDTGGADGDAGALLAARVRAVVAATCEDVLTRVGHALGPGPLTADAAHAARVADLTVYLRQHHAERDDAALGRQALTGWLGQTPASRPTT is encoded by the coding sequence GTGGCCCCCGAACCGTCCGACCCCGCCTGGGTGTCCCTGGCCCCCGACGCGGCCGCTGACCGGCCTGCTGGGGCGGCAGGAGGCCAGGATGGGCTGCTGACGCGAGCCACCGCCGCAGCCGGGGACGTCCCGGCGGCGATGGCGCTGCTCCCCCACCTCGCCTCGACGCCGCTGCCCGGTCGGGGGCGCACCCTCGACCTCTGGTCCACGCTGGCGTCCCTGGCAGCTGTCGACCTGACCGTCGCCCGCGTGGTCGAGCCGCACCTCGACGCCCTCGCGATCATGGACCAGGCCGGTCTGGCGCCGCCCGCACCCGACAGCACCTGGGGGGTGTGGGCGGCACACGCGCCTGGTGCACGCCTCGACGCGACCCTGACCGACGACGGGTTCCGGCTCGACGGGACCAAACCGTGGTGCTCCCTGGCGCAGCACGTCACCCACGCCGTCGTCACGGCCCACACCTCCGACACCACGCGGAGGGCCTTCGTCGTCGACCTGGCTCACCCCGGCGCGACGCACGACGACCCCCGGGGATGGGTGTCGCGCGGCCTGGTCGAGCTCGTCTCCGTGGCCACCCATTACGACGGCGTGCCCGCCGTCGCCGTGGGCGCGGACGACTGGTACCTCTCCCGACCCGGGTTCGCCTGGGGTGGCATCGGGGTCGCTGCGTGCTGGTACGGGGCCGCTGTCGGCCTCGCCCGCACGCTCGCCGGCGCCTGCGGCCGGCGTGAGCCCGACCAGGTGGCCCTGATGCACCTCGGCGCGGTCGACGCCCGCCTGCACGCGGCCCGGTGCGCTCTCGCCGAGGCAGCCGACACCGTGGACACCGGTGGTGCCGACGGTGACGCCGGGGCCCTGCTCGCCGCCCGTGTCCGGGCCGTCGTGGCGGCCACCTGCGAGGACGTGCTCACGCGCGTCGGTCACGCCCTGGGGCCCGGGCCGCTCACCGCCGACGCAGCCCACGCGGCGCGCGTCGCCGACCTCACGGTCTACCTGCGCCAGCACCACGCCGAACGGGACGACGCGGCGCTGGGGCGACAGGCGCTGACGGGGTGGCTGGGGCAGACCCCCGCCTCGCGGCCCACCACGTGA
- the pgl gene encoding 6-phosphogluconolactonase: protein MSSDPVVLVHATKQLLSDAAAARLITALVDAQNARGEAHVVLTGGTMGSAILASVAASAARDAVDWTRLHVWWGDERFLPDGDADRNETQNREALLDAVPLDPAKVHAMPGPDGPDGDDVAAAATRYAAELAAAAGDGAPSPTFDVLLLGVGPDAHVASLFPGHPDQLTAGVAAAPVHDSPKPPPTRVTLTFEALARAERTWFIVAGADKAHAVKVSVAGAAPAESSAAQVKGRRETLWLLDADAASELS from the coding sequence GTGAGCAGCGATCCCGTCGTCCTCGTCCACGCCACCAAGCAGCTGCTCTCCGACGCTGCGGCAGCCCGGCTCATCACGGCCCTCGTCGACGCGCAGAACGCACGCGGCGAGGCCCACGTCGTCCTCACCGGCGGCACGATGGGTTCGGCGATCCTCGCGTCCGTCGCAGCCAGCGCGGCCCGCGACGCGGTCGACTGGACCCGCCTGCACGTGTGGTGGGGTGACGAGCGCTTCCTGCCCGACGGTGACGCCGACCGCAACGAGACCCAGAACCGCGAGGCGCTGCTCGACGCCGTCCCGCTCGACCCGGCCAAGGTGCACGCCATGCCGGGTCCGGACGGACCCGACGGTGACGACGTGGCCGCAGCCGCGACCCGGTATGCCGCCGAGCTGGCCGCCGCTGCGGGCGACGGTGCGCCGTCCCCGACGTTCGACGTGCTCCTGCTCGGGGTCGGTCCCGACGCCCACGTCGCGTCGTTGTTCCCCGGCCACCCGGACCAGCTGACCGCCGGGGTGGCTGCCGCGCCGGTGCACGACTCCCCCAAGCCGCCGCCGACCCGGGTCACCCTGACCTTCGAGGCGCTGGCCAGGGCCGAGCGCACGTGGTTCATCGTGGCCGGTGCGGACAAGGCGCACGCCGTCAAGGTCTCGGTGGCCGGTGCTGCTCCGGCGGAGTCCTCCGCCGCCCAGGTCAAGGGCCGGCGCGAGACCCTCTGGCTGCTCGACGCCGACGCCGCCTCCGAGCTCTCCTGA
- a CDS encoding glucose-6-phosphate dehydrogenase assembly protein OpcA: MIIDLPSTSTVAISKKLVALRQDTGAMALGRVLTLIIVVDEQDADEAIEAANDASRQHPCRIIAVVIGNKRGASRIDAQIRVGGDAGASEVVVARLYGALTDHGRSVVTPLLLPDSPVVAWWPREAPANVSKDPIGSMAQRRITDAAEAKNPRNALANRAETYAGGDTDLAWTRVTLWRGLLAAALDQRPFEPVTEATVTGGSDSPSTDLLAGWLAQTLRCKVTRARSRAGTGMISVRLDRKSGPVDLVRPDGTVATLSQPGQPVRRITLARRATAECLADELRRLDPDDIYEETIRKGLPRVGRKGVTASEAVREGEAPSTAEAAAEARKLSRAHKAGSAAMVQAPDPEQKTSSTATVKKAAARKLGKAKAARSTGGKTAPTKAPAAKAPAAKKAAAGKAAAKKADS, from the coding sequence CCCAGCACCTCGACCGTGGCGATCAGCAAGAAGCTCGTCGCCCTGCGCCAGGACACCGGCGCGATGGCGCTCGGACGCGTGCTCACCCTGATCATCGTCGTCGACGAGCAGGATGCCGACGAGGCGATCGAGGCCGCCAACGACGCGAGCCGGCAGCACCCCTGCCGCATCATCGCCGTCGTCATCGGCAACAAGCGCGGCGCCTCGCGCATCGACGCCCAGATCCGCGTGGGTGGCGACGCCGGCGCGAGCGAGGTCGTCGTGGCCCGGCTGTACGGCGCCCTGACCGACCACGGCCGCAGCGTCGTCACGCCGCTGCTGCTGCCCGACTCCCCCGTCGTCGCGTGGTGGCCGCGCGAGGCCCCGGCCAACGTGTCGAAGGACCCGATCGGCTCGATGGCCCAGCGCCGGATCACCGACGCGGCCGAGGCCAAGAACCCGCGCAATGCCCTGGCGAACCGCGCCGAGACCTACGCCGGTGGCGACACCGACCTCGCGTGGACCCGCGTCACCCTCTGGCGTGGCCTGCTCGCGGCGGCGCTCGACCAGCGTCCGTTCGAGCCGGTCACGGAGGCCACCGTCACCGGCGGCAGCGACTCCCCGTCGACCGACCTCCTGGCCGGTTGGCTGGCGCAGACGTTGCGCTGCAAGGTGACTCGCGCGCGCAGCCGTGCCGGCACCGGGATGATCAGCGTCCGGCTCGACCGCAAGAGTGGTCCTGTCGACCTGGTCCGTCCCGACGGCACGGTCGCCACCCTCAGCCAGCCGGGCCAGCCGGTGCGGCGCATCACCCTGGCCCGTCGGGCCACGGCCGAGTGCCTGGCCGACGAGCTGCGACGCCTCGACCCCGACGACATCTACGAAGAGACCATCCGCAAGGGCCTGCCCCGAGTCGGACGCAAGGGCGTGACCGCCAGCGAGGCCGTCCGTGAGGGCGAGGCCCCGTCGACGGCGGAAGCGGCCGCAGAGGCACGCAAGCTGTCCCGCGCCCACAAGGCCGGGAGCGCTGCGATGGTGCAGGCCCCCGATCCCGAGCAGAAGACGAGCAGCACGGCGACGGTCAAGAAGGCGGCCGCACGCAAGCTCGGCAAGGCCAAGGCCGCCCGGTCGACCGGTGGGAAGACGGCTCCGACCAAGGCTCCGGCCGCGAAGGCTCCTGCAGCCAAGAAGGCGGCGGCTGGCAAGGCTGCGGCGAAGAAGGCGGACTCGTGA
- a CDS encoding bifunctional PIG-L family deacetylase/class I SAM-dependent methyltransferase, whose product MAGADPRLAAHHVTGSDAPAGFDPHAPGTPEAHWTRVLDDVARPVTAPDLLPSGSDLVVLAAHPDDESLAAGGLLAEAAALGRRAILVVATSGEGSHPRSATHTPAQLAAVREREVTAALRAVHPGALLVLLRLPDGGLAGQRAALAESLAGVVGPRTVLAAPWRRDGHTDHDTAGAVAAEVATAVGATLLEYPVWLWHWGSGSDLAGEVVVRLPLGVEALTRRAAAQAAHVSQVHALSPQAGDEVLLPAHVLERFTRPHEVFIASLTERSATRHSDAAFDDMFDGSDDPWRFESSWYEQRKRAVTLAALPREHLGAVLEVGCSTGVLTSALAQRATTVVGTDVSARAVDRARARLAGNDAVTIRQLRSPQQWPEGSFDLVVLSEVGYFWQPDELDRALALSVGSLTEDGLLLLCHWRHPVDGWPLDGDMVHEAAVGLPGLRVVVSHVETDFRLDVLAAGAWQTPATREGLA is encoded by the coding sequence GTGGCTGGGGCAGACCCCCGCCTCGCGGCCCACCACGTGACCGGCTCCGACGCGCCTGCGGGGTTCGACCCGCACGCGCCCGGGACACCGGAGGCCCACTGGACCCGGGTGCTGGACGACGTGGCACGGCCGGTGACCGCTCCCGACCTCCTCCCATCCGGCAGTGACCTCGTGGTGCTCGCCGCCCACCCCGACGACGAGTCCCTCGCCGCGGGCGGCCTGCTCGCGGAGGCTGCGGCCCTGGGACGACGGGCGATCCTCGTGGTCGCGACCTCCGGTGAGGGATCGCACCCACGGTCCGCGACCCATACCCCTGCGCAGCTGGCGGCCGTCCGGGAACGTGAGGTCACGGCCGCGCTGCGGGCCGTCCACCCGGGTGCTCTGCTCGTGCTCCTGCGGCTGCCCGACGGGGGACTGGCCGGTCAGCGGGCTGCCCTGGCCGAGTCGCTGGCCGGGGTGGTCGGGCCCCGGACGGTGCTCGCCGCGCCCTGGCGTCGGGACGGCCACACCGACCACGACACCGCCGGTGCGGTCGCGGCCGAGGTGGCGACCGCGGTCGGGGCGACGCTGCTCGAGTACCCCGTGTGGCTGTGGCACTGGGGCAGCGGGTCGGATCTGGCCGGTGAGGTCGTGGTGCGGCTGCCCCTCGGTGTCGAGGCGCTCACGCGAAGGGCCGCGGCCCAGGCGGCGCACGTCTCCCAGGTGCACGCGCTCTCCCCGCAGGCGGGCGACGAGGTGCTGCTCCCCGCGCACGTCCTCGAGCGGTTCACCCGTCCCCACGAGGTCTTCATCGCCTCGCTCACAGAACGCTCGGCCACCCGGCACTCGGACGCCGCCTTCGACGACATGTTCGACGGCTCCGACGACCCGTGGCGGTTCGAGTCCAGCTGGTACGAGCAGCGCAAGCGGGCGGTCACGCTGGCAGCCCTCCCGCGAGAGCACCTCGGCGCGGTCCTCGAGGTGGGCTGCTCGACCGGGGTGCTGACCAGCGCCCTGGCGCAGCGGGCCACGACGGTGGTCGGGACCGACGTCAGTGCGCGCGCCGTGGACCGCGCCCGTGCCCGGCTGGCCGGTAACGACGCGGTGACGATCAGGCAGCTGCGGTCGCCGCAGCAGTGGCCCGAGGGCAGCTTCGACCTCGTCGTGCTGTCCGAGGTCGGCTACTTCTGGCAGCCCGACGAGCTCGACCGGGCCCTGGCCCTGTCGGTGGGTTCGCTGACCGAGGACGGGTTGCTGCTGCTGTGCCACTGGCGGCACCCGGTGGACGGGTGGCCGCTGGACGGCGACATGGTCCACGAGGCCGCGGTCGGCCTCCCGGGGCTGCGGGTGGTGGTCAGCCACGTCGAGACCGACTTCCGCCTCGACGTGCTGGCCGCCGGTGCATGGCAGACCCCGGCCACCCGCGAGGGGCTCGCGTGA
- a CDS encoding glycosyltransferase, translating to MSTVTSVAVVVPARDEELVLADCLGSLEAARQELHRHRPDVRVQVLVVLDRCLDGSASVVARQPGVESLMVSAGCVGTARATGASHVLSGYDTHDQLWLASTDADTVVPAHWLVTQVELAENGWDLVLGTVEPHDLDDHLLGRWARRHRLLDGHPHVHGANLGVRASRYVEVGGFPGVALHEDVLLVEAVKATGAPWLATDTTRVRTAGRLDARVTGGFATYLRDLADAVTTPDPAVHPVTVLTPTATTPALCD from the coding sequence GTGAGCACCGTGACCTCGGTCGCCGTCGTCGTGCCGGCTCGGGACGAGGAGCTCGTCCTCGCAGACTGCCTCGGCTCCCTCGAGGCTGCCCGGCAGGAGCTGCACCGCCACCGACCGGACGTCAGGGTGCAGGTCCTCGTGGTCCTGGACCGTTGCCTCGACGGCTCTGCCTCGGTGGTCGCGCGGCAGCCGGGTGTCGAGAGCCTGATGGTCTCGGCCGGCTGCGTCGGGACGGCGCGGGCCACGGGCGCCTCTCACGTCCTCTCGGGGTACGACACCCACGACCAGCTGTGGCTGGCCAGCACCGACGCTGACACGGTCGTCCCTGCGCACTGGCTCGTCACCCAGGTCGAGCTCGCGGAGAACGGCTGGGACCTGGTCCTCGGCACGGTGGAGCCGCACGACCTCGACGACCACCTGCTCGGCCGGTGGGCCAGACGCCACCGGCTGCTCGACGGGCACCCGCACGTTCACGGCGCGAATCTCGGCGTGCGCGCCTCGCGCTACGTCGAGGTCGGCGGTTTCCCCGGGGTCGCCCTGCACGAGGACGTGCTGCTGGTCGAGGCGGTCAAGGCCACCGGCGCCCCCTGGCTGGCCACGGACACGACGCGGGTGCGGACCGCCGGACGGCTCGACGCCCGCGTCACCGGCGGTTTCGCCACCTACCTGCGCGACCTCGCCGACGCCGTCACCACCCCGGACCCGGCTGTCCACCCCGTCACAGTCCTGACCCCCACCGCGACCACCCCGGCCTTGTGCGACTAG